The proteins below come from a single Oscillospiraceae bacterium genomic window:
- a CDS encoding DUF4363 family protein — MKRNWYAVVILLMLCLLLLAAGRYVDRTTEALVQQVQAAYALAMQGDCPAARRAYGRAAEKARESSGLLNLLVRRNILDQMNQTMAVLPPCAETDSLADLEMETQRACTQIKQVRQSFFGGL, encoded by the coding sequence ATGAAACGAAACTGGTATGCCGTTGTGATCCTGTTGATGCTGTGTCTGCTGCTGTTGGCCGCAGGGCGGTATGTGGATCGAACCACCGAGGCACTTGTGCAGCAGGTGCAGGCCGCGTATGCCCTGGCCATGCAGGGGGACTGTCCTGCAGCCCGCCGTGCCTACGGCAGGGCTGCGGAAAAGGCACGGGAAAGCAGCGGTCTTTTAAATCTGCTGGTGCGCCGCAATATCCTTGACCAGATGAACCAGACGATGGCGGTGCTGCCGCCCTGTGCCGAGACGGACAGTCTGGCAGATCTGGAGATGGAGACACAGCGCGCCTGCACACAGATTAAGCAGGTGCGGCAATCATTTTTCGGCGGGCTTTGA
- a CDS encoding DUF421 domain-containing protein gives MTVIRNGKIQQDALAQLRITVSDLTEALRGRDIFSPQEVYWGVVEPNGSISAASMPKDGQEPPLLPLLIDTAACRENLAFFGMDEAALDALLAERHTTRKNVLLLLYNGKRSVLIQKKTAPEGTV, from the coding sequence GTGACCGTCATACGCAATGGAAAGATACAGCAGGATGCGCTTGCGCAGCTGCGCATCACGGTATCCGATCTGACAGAGGCACTGCGCGGCAGGGATATTTTCTCTCCGCAGGAGGTCTATTGGGGCGTGGTAGAACCGAACGGCAGTATCTCGGCGGCCTCAATGCCGAAGGACGGTCAGGAACCGCCCCTGCTGCCGCTTCTCATCGACACGGCTGCCTGCAGGGAAAACCTTGCCTTTTTCGGGATGGATGAGGCGGCGCTCGATGCCCTGCTTGCGGAGCGGCACACGACACGAAAGAATGTGTTATTGCTGCTATACAACGGCAAACGGTCCGTACTGATACAGAAAAAGACCGCCCCCGAGGGGACGGTCTGA
- a CDS encoding spore germination protein: MRGNLRGPQEAFTELLRNNISLLRRQFRTGTLVAEITTAHTRAKTEYCLCYDKALAPEETVSALRARLENVEIPVLLDSAYFASFLKQDKLNLFPAAAYTERPATACARLCEGKVVVLVAGCPYALIIPSFFAEHFECLDDYASGAVFAGLIRILKYLAFLLAVFGPGLYVMAVAFAPEIIPIQLLTKLARGEAATPLPPMLEMLCVTLLLEIVREAGLRAPQSISHTVSLVGALIIGETAVSAGIVSVPVLTMAAAATIATLAVPSLYEQSILFRFAVILLAGCFGVPGLACAALTILAMACGSEPFGYDYLYPLLPLGRASVRDGFVRSIWSRLARSGEVIGQHEA; the protein is encoded by the coding sequence GTGAGGGGAAATCTGCGCGGCCCTCAGGAGGCGTTTACCGAGCTGCTGCGCAACAATATTTCCCTGCTGCGGCGTCAATTCCGCACCGGTACCCTTGTAGCGGAGATCACAACCGCCCATACCCGCGCCAAAACCGAATACTGCCTTTGCTATGACAAAGCCCTTGCCCCGGAGGAGACCGTTTCCGCGCTGCGCGCACGGCTGGAAAATGTCGAGATCCCGGTCCTTCTCGACAGCGCCTATTTTGCCTCCTTCCTCAAGCAGGACAAGCTGAATCTCTTCCCGGCTGCCGCATACACCGAGCGCCCGGCCACAGCCTGCGCCCGCCTGTGCGAGGGCAAGGTTGTGGTGCTGGTAGCCGGGTGCCCCTATGCGCTCATTATTCCCAGCTTTTTTGCTGAGCATTTTGAGTGCCTTGATGACTACGCTTCCGGCGCTGTGTTTGCAGGCCTCATCCGTATTCTGAAATATCTGGCTTTTCTGTTGGCAGTGTTCGGGCCGGGGCTGTATGTCATGGCCGTTGCTTTTGCGCCGGAGATCATCCCCATTCAGCTGCTGACAAAGCTGGCCCGCGGGGAGGCTGCCACGCCGCTGCCGCCCATGCTTGAAATGCTCTGCGTAACGCTGCTGCTTGAGATCGTGCGCGAGGCCGGTCTGCGCGCACCGCAATCTATCAGCCACACGGTCAGTCTGGTGGGGGCGCTCATCATCGGGGAAACCGCCGTCAGCGCCGGCATCGTCAGCGTGCCGGTTCTGACGATGGCTGCTGCAGCCACCATCGCCACGCTGGCCGTTCCGTCACTGTATGAGCAGTCCATTCTGTTCCGCTTCGCGGTGATCCTGCTGGCAGGGTGCTTTGGCGTACCGGGGCTGGCCTGCGCCGCACTGACGATTTTGGCAATGGCCTGCGGCAGTGAGCCTTTTGGATACGACTATCTCTATCCGCTGCTGCCACTGGGCAGGGCCAGCGTGCGGGACGGTTTTGTGCGCAGCATCTGGAGCCGCCTTGCCCGCTCCGGGGAGGTGATCGGTCAGCATGAAGCGTGA
- a CDS encoding DHHW family protein translates to MSKVIYRKGGGRRRVGFPLLVLCAVLLFGFSAVNMLWPKREQLELENRKAAQFPAFSVSALLDGSWQSGFSRWMQDQFSFRDAAVNTQRAADEILFRKAEEGGILLGKDRWMFTKLFTVDDATEKQLNKNIAAVSEFAANHPGKVTFLLAPSASVIYPEELPAGAPMVDENAMLDDIFAKVGQSAGIIDLRELFAARKDEYLYFKTDHHWTPNGAYRAYEAFCAQKGLTPFDRDAHEGATVTGFEGTHYSATRLWNVEDDTITYYPLDNLMTIYKITGEAAYEPERTENLINADKFATRDKYAAFLDGNNGYSTIEGNGTGSILVVKDSYANSFIPYLTANYAKIGVVDFRNFKYGLDSTIEKEGYDEVLVLYNFQTFIADTNLIYITRPTTLQ, encoded by the coding sequence ATGTCAAAGGTCATATACCGCAAGGGCGGCGGCAGGCGCCGCGTGGGCTTTCCGCTGCTCGTCCTCTGCGCTGTGCTGCTGTTCGGCTTTTCGGCTGTGAATATGCTGTGGCCCAAGCGGGAGCAGCTTGAGCTGGAAAACCGCAAGGCCGCACAGTTCCCTGCATTCAGTGTCAGTGCATTGCTGGACGGAAGCTGGCAGAGCGGCTTTTCCCGCTGGATGCAGGATCAGTTCTCCTTCCGTGATGCGGCGGTCAACACCCAGCGTGCCGCAGACGAGATTCTCTTCCGCAAGGCTGAGGAGGGCGGTATCCTGCTGGGCAAGGACCGCTGGATGTTTACAAAGCTGTTCACAGTGGACGATGCAACGGAAAAGCAGCTGAACAAAAACATCGCGGCCGTCAGTGAGTTTGCTGCCAATCACCCCGGCAAGGTTACCTTCCTGCTGGCTCCATCGGCCAGCGTCATCTACCCGGAGGAACTGCCCGCAGGCGCACCGATGGTGGATGAAAACGCGATGCTCGATGATATTTTTGCCAAAGTCGGCCAGAGCGCAGGAATCATCGACCTGCGCGAACTGTTTGCAGCGCGCAAGGACGAGTATCTGTATTTCAAGACAGACCACCACTGGACGCCCAACGGTGCCTACCGCGCGTATGAGGCATTCTGCGCACAGAAGGGGCTGACGCCCTTTGACCGCGATGCCCATGAGGGTGCGACTGTGACCGGCTTTGAGGGAACCCATTACTCCGCTACCCGCCTTTGGAATGTGGAGGACGACACGATCACCTACTACCCGCTTGACAACCTGATGACGATCTATAAGATCACAGGCGAGGCCGCCTATGAGCCGGAACGAACCGAAAACCTGATCAACGCCGACAAGTTTGCGACCCGCGACAAATACGCGGCGTTTCTGGACGGCAACAACGGCTACTCGACCATCGAGGGCAACGGGACAGGCAGTATTCTGGTTGTGAAGGACAGCTACGCCAACAGCTTTATCCCCTATCTGACCGCCAACTACGCCAAGATCGGCGTGGTGGATTTCCGCAACTTCAAGTACGGCCTTGATTCTACGATTGAAAAAGAGGGCTACGATGAGGTACTCGTGCTGTATAACTTCCAGACCTTTATAGCCGACACAAACCTGATTTATATTACCCGGCCCACCACCCTGCAGTAA
- a CDS encoding MBOAT family protein, protein MVFNSVVFLFCFLPLSLLLYYLVPGRAKNAVLLAESLLFYCWTGVAFLPLIAILIAFNYLWGLLTARARTTLRGLLPLAAVLVNLGVLVYFKYANFLIDTLNQIGHLGIAALNIGTVLPLGISYYIFKIISYEADVYTGKIEPERNPLTFAVYVLFFPQLIVGPIVKYREMADQLHDSKNRCTMEKAQRGAELFVFGLAKKVILADSIGALWTGIIGAGGVGLANVSTPLAWLGILAYSLQLYFDFAGYSEMSNGLAALLGFDCPANFDLPYISGSITEFWRRWHITLSGWFRDYIYIPLGGNRKGQARQLFNMFLVWAATGIWHGASWNFIAWGLYYFVLLTIEKTFLLKYLKKGKVWPHLYTLFFVVLGWGLFTANQPGAPLGLLLQKLFVPQGGISAVYSLRNYGVLLALGCVCSSALPRRLWDKISRNTVAKLLVFTLLLVLCVCYVVAATNATALYANF, encoded by the coding sequence ATGGTTTTTAACAGTGTGGTGTTCCTGTTCTGCTTTCTGCCGCTTTCCCTGCTGCTGTATTATCTGGTACCCGGCCGTGCCAAAAATGCAGTGCTGCTGGCGGAGAGCCTGCTGTTCTACTGCTGGACCGGCGTTGCATTTCTGCCGTTGATTGCGATTCTGATCGCATTCAACTATCTGTGGGGCCTGCTGACGGCCCGGGCCAGAACAACGCTGCGCGGGCTGCTGCCGCTGGCGGCGGTGCTGGTCAACCTTGGGGTGCTGGTGTATTTTAAGTATGCCAACTTCCTGATCGACACGCTGAATCAGATCGGCCACTTGGGGATCGCAGCGCTCAACATCGGTACGGTGCTGCCGCTGGGCATCAGCTACTATATCTTCAAGATCATCAGCTATGAGGCAGATGTCTACACCGGCAAGATCGAACCGGAAAGAAATCCGCTGACCTTTGCCGTGTATGTGCTGTTCTTCCCGCAGCTGATCGTCGGGCCTATCGTCAAATACCGTGAGATGGCGGATCAACTCCATGACAGCAAAAACCGCTGCACGATGGAAAAGGCGCAGCGCGGTGCCGAGCTGTTTGTCTTTGGTCTGGCCAAAAAGGTCATTCTGGCGGATTCTATCGGTGCGCTGTGGACCGGCATCATCGGCGCAGGCGGTGTGGGGCTGGCCAATGTCTCCACCCCGCTGGCCTGGCTGGGGATTTTGGCCTACAGCCTGCAACTATACTTTGACTTTGCCGGCTACAGTGAGATGAGTAACGGTCTGGCGGCGCTGCTCGGCTTTGACTGCCCTGCCAACTTTGACCTGCCCTATATCTCGGGCAGCATTACCGAGTTCTGGCGGCGCTGGCATATCACCCTGTCGGGGTGGTTCCGGGATTACATCTATATCCCGCTGGGTGGTAACCGAAAGGGGCAGGCGCGGCAGCTGTTCAATATGTTCCTTGTCTGGGCTGCTACCGGCATCTGGCACGGTGCAAGCTGGAACTTCATTGCTTGGGGGCTCTACTACTTTGTGCTGCTGACGATCGAAAAGACCTTCCTGCTCAAATACCTGAAAAAGGGCAAGGTCTGGCCGCATCTTTACACCTTGTTCTTTGTCGTGCTGGGCTGGGGTCTTTTTACAGCCAACCAGCCCGGTGCACCGCTGGGACTGCTGCTGCAAAAGCTGTTTGTGCCGCAGGGCGGTATCTCCGCTGTGTATAGTCTGCGCAACTACGGCGTGCTGCTGGCGCTGGGCTGCGTCTGCTCGTCTGCGCTGCCGCGGCGGCTCTGGGATAAGATCAGCCGGAACACGGTAGCCAAGCTTCTTGTGTTTACCCTGCTGCTGGTGCTGTGCGTCTGCTATGTGGTGGCTGCCACCAACGCAACAGCGCTGTATGCCAATTTCTGA
- a CDS encoding DUF4358 domain-containing protein: MKKLIPVILCCAMLLAACGSSADSTSTAVSSESSSAAESTIGGADGPTDIVISESTDASTGEEANTANLDAAVAAIEAVNPIANPRALDDFSVENELMLTMDNLVAYKGDVTNDQADCGLVFVAQAKDGQVDAVKSELEAYKASLSANDLYAEFADKIALAKDARIVTNGNYVAIVIAGIANPDYAAIDTALETALNF, encoded by the coding sequence ATGAAAAAGCTGATTCCTGTAATTCTTTGCTGCGCTATGCTGCTGGCCGCCTGCGGCTCCTCTGCAGACAGCACCTCCACTGCTGTCTCCTCTGAGAGCAGCTCTGCTGCGGAAAGCACCATCGGCGGTGCCGATGGCCCGACGGATATCGTCATCAGCGAAAGCACCGATGCCTCCACCGGCGAGGAGGCCAACACCGCCAATCTGGATGCCGCCGTTGCTGCTATTGAGGCGGTCAACCCCATCGCCAACCCGCGCGCACTGGACGATTTCTCCGTTGAGAATGAGCTGATGCTGACAATGGACAACCTTGTTGCCTACAAGGGCGATGTGACTAACGATCAGGCGGACTGCGGCCTTGTCTTTGTGGCACAGGCCAAGGATGGTCAGGTCGATGCCGTCAAGAGCGAGCTGGAGGCCTACAAGGCAAGCCTGTCTGCCAATGACCTGTATGCTGAGTTTGCCGATAAGATCGCGCTGGCCAAGGATGCCCGCATCGTGACCAACGGCAACTATGTGGCCATCGTCATTGCCGGTATTGCAAACCCTGACTACGCTGCCATCGACACCGCACTGGAGACGGCGCTGAATTTCTGA
- a CDS encoding Gx transporter family protein, whose amino-acid sequence MRNTKARETAWTGMLFALAIALSYLESLVSPLLGLMPAIKLGLSNVVVMYALLFLRTRTALLLVVLKALFAFLTRGATAGFLSLCGGGLSLVVMLVLLHLPISGYIFCAGAALAHNLGQLAGAAVLLSSAMALGYAPVLLAAGLAVGGISCLLSRALFAALPASAGEQRQGSPFKK is encoded by the coding sequence ATGCGCAATACAAAGGCGCGGGAGACTGCTTGGACCGGCATGCTGTTTGCCTTGGCCATCGCACTGTCCTACCTTGAATCACTGGTATCACCGCTGCTGGGATTGATGCCTGCCATAAAGCTCGGGCTTTCCAATGTGGTTGTCATGTATGCGCTGTTGTTCCTGCGCACCCGCACCGCGCTGCTGCTGGTGGTGCTGAAGGCACTGTTCGCCTTTTTGACGCGGGGCGCCACCGCCGGTTTTCTTTCCCTTTGCGGCGGCGGTTTATCGCTGGTTGTCATGCTGGTGCTGCTGCACCTGCCGATCAGCGGGTATATCTTTTGTGCCGGTGCTGCACTGGCGCATAACCTCGGCCAACTGGCGGGGGCAGCAGTGCTGCTTTCCAGCGCGATGGCTCTGGGGTACGCCCCCGTGCTGTTGGCGGCAGGCCTTGCGGTGGGCGGCATCAGCTGTTTGCTTTCCCGCGCCTTATTCGCTGCCCTGCCTGCCTCTGCGGGGGAGCAGCGGCAGGGGAGTCCATTTAAAAAATAA
- a CDS encoding NADH peroxidase produces MAKYVCTVCGYIAEGSIPEFCPVCKAPASKFIEKKDNTYVTEHVVGIAKDVPEEIKQGLRENFNGECSEVGMYLAMSRVADREGYPEIAEAWKRYAFEEAEHASKFAELLGEVLTDSTKKNLQMRVDAECGACAGKMDLAKKAKELNLDAIHDTVHEMAKDEARHGRGMQGLLDRYFK; encoded by the coding sequence ATGGCTAAGTATGTTTGCACCGTTTGTGGTTATATCGCTGAGGGTTCCATCCCCGAGTTCTGCCCGGTCTGCAAGGCCCCGGCATCCAAGTTCATTGAGAAGAAGGATAACACCTATGTGACCGAGCATGTTGTCGGCATCGCCAAGGATGTTCCCGAGGAGATCAAGCAGGGTCTGCGCGAGAACTTCAACGGCGAGTGCAGCGAGGTCGGTATGTATCTGGCTATGAGCCGCGTTGCTGACCGCGAGGGTTATCCCGAGATCGCCGAGGCATGGAAGCGCTATGCCTTTGAGGAGGCCGAGCACGCCTCCAAGTTTGCAGAACTGCTGGGCGAGGTCCTGACCGACAGCACCAAGAAGAACCTGCAGATGCGTGTTGACGCCGAGTGCGGCGCCTGCGCCGGCAAGATGGATCTGGCTAAGAAGGCCAAGGAGCTGAACCTCGACGCCATCCACGACACCGTACATGAGATGGCAAAGGATGAGGCCCGCCACGGCCGCGGCATGCAGGGTCTGCTGGATCGCTATTTCAAATAA
- the ligA gene encoding NAD-dependent DNA ligase LigA encodes MELEQARKRAEELRVIIEKNNRLYYDQDAPELEDFEYDALNRELKQLEAEYPELVTAASPTQHVGGTASSKFTKVTHAVKMESLQDAFSFDELREFDARVRDAGVKPEYVVEAKIDGLSVSLEYRMGQLVRGSTRGDGVVGEDVTENILTIRDIPHELPDAPDFLEVRGEVYMPHSAFFKLKEQQELEDKTPFKNPRNAAAGSLRQKDAKITAGRGLSIFVFNLQQCEGRSFKTHHETLDYIKSLGFPVSPRYSVFENIEDAIREIEAIGEARGTLEYDIDGAVIKVNDLAARRTLGSTNKFPRWAIAFKYPPEVKESVVRDIEVTVGRTGVLTPTAVFDPIFLAGTSVSRASLHNGDIIASLGVGIGDTIKVRKAGDIIPEVIGVSARLPGSRPFAMPTTCPSCGAPVVHLQDETALRCVNPECPAQSLRNLIHFASRNAMAIDGLGEAVAVQLIEKGLVTTVADLYTLSEEQLLTLDKFKKKSAQNLLNAIAHSKRNNLDKLIFGLGIRNIGDKAAALLGEHFGSMDALRRATAEQMCEIDGFGEVMAQSVLEFFAKDGTTDLLQRLERDGVNMQWTGEKKGTALAGMTLVVTGTLPTLSRQEAEALIVQNGGKAAGSVSKKTSYVVAGEAAGSKLTKAQTLGVPVLDEAGLYALIREKSE; translated from the coding sequence ATGGAATTAGAACAGGCACGCAAACGCGCGGAGGAACTGCGCGTCATCATAGAAAAAAACAACCGCTTATACTACGATCAGGACGCCCCCGAGCTGGAGGATTTCGAGTACGATGCCCTGAACCGCGAGCTGAAACAGCTTGAGGCTGAATATCCCGAGCTTGTCACGGCGGCCTCCCCGACCCAGCATGTGGGCGGCACGGCCAGCAGCAAATTTACCAAGGTAACCCACGCCGTCAAGATGGAAAGCCTGCAGGACGCCTTCTCCTTTGATGAGCTACGCGAGTTTGATGCCCGCGTGCGCGACGCCGGTGTAAAGCCTGAGTATGTAGTTGAGGCGAAAATCGACGGTCTCTCTGTCAGCCTTGAGTACCGCATGGGCCAGCTGGTGCGCGGCTCTACCCGCGGTGACGGCGTAGTGGGTGAGGATGTGACCGAGAATATTCTGACCATACGGGATATTCCCCATGAGCTGCCCGATGCGCCGGATTTTCTCGAGGTGCGCGGTGAGGTCTATATGCCGCACTCCGCCTTCTTCAAACTGAAGGAGCAGCAGGAGCTTGAGGACAAAACGCCTTTTAAAAACCCCCGCAACGCGGCGGCCGGCTCGCTGCGCCAGAAGGACGCCAAAATCACCGCCGGGCGCGGGCTGTCTATCTTTGTATTCAACCTGCAGCAGTGCGAGGGCCGCAGTTTCAAGACGCACCACGAAACACTGGATTACATCAAGTCGCTGGGCTTCCCGGTCTCGCCGCGCTACAGCGTGTTTGAGAATATTGAAGATGCGATCCGGGAGATCGAGGCCATCGGCGAGGCGCGCGGCACGCTGGAATACGATATTGACGGCGCTGTCATCAAGGTCAATGATCTGGCCGCCCGCCGCACGCTGGGCAGCACAAACAAGTTTCCACGGTGGGCCATTGCGTTCAAATATCCGCCGGAGGTCAAGGAGAGCGTTGTGCGCGACATCGAAGTCACGGTCGGCCGCACCGGCGTGCTGACCCCGACTGCCGTATTTGACCCCATCTTTTTGGCGGGCACCAGTGTGTCCCGCGCCAGCCTGCACAACGGCGATATTATCGCCAGTCTGGGTGTCGGCATCGGTGACACCATCAAGGTCCGCAAGGCCGGTGATATCATCCCGGAGGTCATCGGCGTGTCGGCCCGTCTGCCGGGCAGCCGCCCCTTTGCCATGCCCACAACCTGCCCCAGCTGCGGCGCACCTGTCGTGCATCTGCAGGATGAGACCGCCCTGCGCTGTGTCAACCCCGAGTGCCCGGCCCAAAGCCTGCGCAATCTGATCCACTTTGCCTCCCGCAATGCCATGGCCATCGATGGTCTGGGCGAGGCGGTGGCTGTGCAGCTTATCGAAAAGGGGCTTGTCACCACCGTGGCAGATCTGTACACCTTGAGCGAGGAGCAGCTGCTCACACTTGACAAATTTAAAAAGAAGAGTGCCCAGAACCTGCTGAATGCGATCGCGCACTCCAAGCGCAACAATCTGGATAAGCTGATCTTCGGCCTCGGCATCCGCAACATCGGTGACAAGGCTGCCGCCCTGCTGGGCGAGCATTTCGGCAGCATGGACGCGCTGCGCCGCGCCACCGCCGAGCAGATGTGCGAGATCGATGGCTTCGGCGAGGTCATGGCGCAGAGTGTGCTGGAATTTTTCGCCAAGGACGGCACTACCGACCTTTTGCAGCGTCTGGAGCGCGACGGCGTGAACATGCAGTGGACCGGCGAGAAGAAGGGTACCGCACTGGCAGGCATGACGCTGGTCGTCACCGGTACGCTGCCCACCCTGTCCCGGCAGGAGGCAGAGGCGCTGATCGTCCAAAACGGCGGTAAGGCCGCCGGCTCCGTCAGCAAAAAAACCAGCTATGTCGTAGCCGGTGAGGCGGCCGGTTCCAAGCTGACCAAGGCGCAGACGCTTGGCGTTCCGGTGCTGGATGAGGCCGGTCTCTACGCGCTGATCCGAGAAAAATCCGAATAA
- a CDS encoding ATPase, T2SS/T4P/T4SS family, whose protein sequence is MDEYYRILDSLPPALRTPLSRLDARCAPHIQEIRLRLGQPIQFTIRGRLCPAAKFLPGAGLPAAMEADMLRDCFLQLCRRSVYAYEDELQQGYFTVQGGCRIGVAGCRGPGGFSAVTSLNLRIARWITCPLPPALEEAVAARTGGLLLAGPPGSGKTTLLRSIVQRLCESDSLVSVIDERGELMACETGSLPRAAQIRCDVYARCTKPEGIAMALRCMNPQILVCDELGTAEDAQAVAQGVASGVVFFATVHCDTPAGLHKKPPLAALLATGAFAKAAFLSGRAHPGTVAQWVTL, encoded by the coding sequence ATGGACGAGTATTACCGCATCCTTGATAGCCTTCCGCCTGCGCTGCGCACACCGCTTAGCAGGCTGGATGCCCGCTGCGCACCGCATATACAGGAGATCCGCCTGCGGTTGGGGCAGCCGATACAGTTTACGATCCGTGGGCGGCTGTGCCCCGCCGCAAAATTCCTGCCGGGTGCGGGGCTACCCGCTGCAATGGAGGCGGACATGCTGCGGGACTGCTTTCTGCAGCTTTGCCGCCGTTCGGTCTACGCATACGAGGACGAGCTGCAGCAGGGCTATTTCACCGTGCAGGGCGGCTGCCGCATCGGGGTGGCAGGCTGCCGGGGGCCGGGCGGCTTTTCTGCCGTGACCTCGCTGAATCTGCGCATCGCGCGCTGGATCACCTGCCCACTGCCGCCCGCGCTGGAGGAGGCCGTGGCCGCCCGGACCGGGGGACTGCTGCTGGCCGGCCCGCCGGGCAGCGGCAAAACAACACTGCTGCGATCGATCGTACAGCGGCTTTGTGAGAGTGACTCCCTCGTCAGCGTCATTGACGAGCGTGGTGAGCTGATGGCCTGTGAGACTGGCAGCCTGCCCCGTGCCGCACAGATCCGCTGCGATGTCTATGCCCGCTGCACCAAGCCGGAGGGTATTGCCATGGCGCTGCGCTGCATGAACCCGCAGATCCTTGTCTGTGATGAGCTGGGCACAGCGGAGGACGCACAGGCTGTTGCGCAGGGAGTTGCCTCCGGTGTTGTGTTTTTTGCAACTGTACACTGCGATACCCCGGCGGGTCTACATAAAAAGCCACCGCTGGCCGCACTGCTGGCCACAGGCGCCTTTGCAAAAGCCGCCTTTTTGTCCGGGCGTGCCCACCCCGGCACCGTGGCACAGTGGGTCACACTGTGA
- the spoIIIAC gene encoding stage III sporulation protein AC, which translates to MDIDLVFKIAATGIIVAVLNQLLIRSGREDQAMMTTLAGLIVVLTMLVRQISDLFVLIKALFEL; encoded by the coding sequence ATGGACATTGACCTTGTTTTTAAGATTGCGGCCACCGGCATCATTGTGGCCGTATTGAATCAGCTGCTCATCCGCTCCGGCCGGGAGGATCAGGCCATGATGACGACCCTGGCCGGGCTGATCGTAGTGCTGACAATGCTGGTGCGGCAGATCAGCGACCTGTTTGTTTTGATAAAAGCATTGTTTGAGCTATGA
- a CDS encoding stage III sporulation protein AE, with product MPPPAFADELPQEVQDILQDSPADITDAAGWTLADIAALLGDWIVSGFQPTLHFAAQSAGYLLLAGLLGLLVGRPAGAYVEILAVLGFGSLSLSTAMQLTALVGSTAQDCSTYLTAFVPVFGGVAAAGGQTSGALVYSGMFFAMSGFLCAVIRKLLLPVMQIYFCFSVCACLWGNRGITDAAALFARCMHWLLKVCGALFSLVLGLQNTLAATVDNAALRTGKGLLQGAIPVVGDAAAAALTGAAAALQLLKGSLALAGLLALAALFAPVFLQSIAYTLVFAAAGVIAGATGQKPCAQLCRLYFEGARLCGSVLVLYFFMIFLSTALLLLAGNGG from the coding sequence GTGCCGCCCCCTGCCTTTGCGGACGAGCTGCCGCAGGAGGTGCAGGACATTCTGCAGGACAGCCCCGCGGACATCACCGATGCCGCCGGATGGACCCTTGCCGACATTGCAGCGCTGCTGGGGGACTGGATCGTCAGCGGCTTTCAGCCCACGCTGCACTTTGCGGCGCAGTCTGCCGGGTATCTTTTGCTGGCAGGACTGCTGGGGCTGCTGGTCGGCAGACCTGCCGGCGCTTATGTTGAGATCCTTGCCGTGCTGGGCTTCGGCTCGCTGAGTCTTTCCACCGCGATGCAGCTGACGGCGCTTGTCGGCTCGACCGCGCAGGATTGCAGCACCTATCTGACCGCCTTTGTGCCGGTATTCGGCGGTGTGGCTGCCGCAGGCGGGCAGACCTCCGGGGCGCTGGTTTACAGCGGGATGTTCTTTGCCATGTCAGGCTTTCTGTGTGCGGTCATCCGGAAGCTGCTGCTGCCCGTCATGCAGATATACTTTTGTTTTTCTGTCTGTGCCTGTCTTTGGGGCAACCGCGGCATCACCGATGCCGCTGCGCTGTTTGCCCGCTGCATGCACTGGCTGCTCAAGGTCTGCGGGGCACTGTTCAGCCTTGTGCTGGGGCTGCAGAATACGCTGGCCGCAACGGTGGACAATGCCGCTCTGCGGACCGGCAAGGGCCTTTTACAGGGCGCGATCCCGGTTGTGGGGGATGCCGCTGCCGCCGCACTGACCGGAGCGGCAGCGGCGCTGCAGCTGCTCAAAGGGTCCCTTGCACTGGCCGGGCTGCTGGCGCTGGCGGCGCTCTTTGCACCGGTCTTTCTGCAAAGCATTGCCTATACGCTCGTCTTTGCGGCAGCCGGTGTCATTGCCGGGGCTACCGGGCAAAAGCCCTGTGCCCAGCTTTGCCGACTGTACTTTGAGGGGGCACGCCTCTGCGGATCGGTGCTGGTGCTTTATTTTTTTATGATTTTTCTGTCCACGGCGCTGTTGCTGCTGGCAGGGAACGGGGGATAG